One region of Acropora muricata isolate sample 2 chromosome 13, ASM3666990v1, whole genome shotgun sequence genomic DNA includes:
- the LOC136895068 gene encoding zinc finger protein 862-like, producing the protein MYFALFMSMSLLNFGFTQGKKGEDQCPKRSADGPAAEDEIQTKNKKYDTQRKRVFLPQWKTKWPWVAHDEVKGVMFCKTCRKYPSLADKSSPLFSGTSNFRVDPLKSHRRSREHETCELRLQHESKENATTELKNTPIGKALLKVDENQKKRLCFLFNTAYAVAKKGKPFSDFEYICELQIKNGLDLGENYLNDHACQKFVLSAAHIIRDDIKSVVAKNHFVSVLSDGSTDSAVVEQEIVYLRYIDFDFKPITRLIEIVPLENANATGIYSSIQKGLETVNLSFEKLQPTAPGPSLACANFDGCNVMLGHKGGVITKIKEVIPTALGIHCVAHKLELAVLDASKSCPQMAKFEDALKGIFNYYHFSPKRRRELKEISHLFETELAHFSAVKQVRWLASKERAVSALKRNLATVVMHLEHRHTEGTRAEDSNRAKGYHKEITTVTFIKMLYFLLDFLPAIARLSKIFQKEEFLIFEIQDVVERAVIELSALKLHPGTNMKEFQEKLNLGERKFGDI; encoded by the coding sequence ATGTATTTCGCTTTGTTTATGTCAATGAGCCTCTTGAACTTTGGGTTCACGCAGGGAAAGAAAGGAGAAGATCAGTGTCCTAAGCGTAGTGCCGATGGTCCAGCGGCTGAAGATGAAATtcagacaaaaaacaaaaagtacgACACGCAGCGTAAACGTGTTTTTCTTCCACAgtggaaaacaaaatggccgtgGGTTGCGCATGACGAGGTAAAGGGTGTTATGTTTTGCAAAACATGTCGCAAATATCCATCTTTAGCAGACAAATCCAGTCCATTGTTTAGTGGAACATCAAACTTTCGAGTTGATCCGTTGAAGAGTCATCGCCGTTCACGGGAGCACGAAACTTGTGAGTTGCGATTACAACACGAATCGAAAGAGAATGCAACAACGGAACTGAAAAACACGCCTATAGGAAAAGCACTCCTGAAAGTTGatgaaaatcaaaagaaaagactATGCTTCCTATTTAACACAGCTTATGCCGTTGCAAAAAAAGGTAAGCCATTTTCTGACTTCGAGTACATTTGTGAGCTTCAGATTAAGAACGGACTTGATCTGGGTGAAAACTACCTTAACGACCACGCCTGTCAGAAGTTTGTTTTGTCAGCAGCGCATATAATTCGAGATGATATCAAAAGTGTTGTGGCCAAAAACCATTTTGTTAGTGTTTTGTCAGATGGAAGCACGGACTCGGCAGTTGTTGAACAAGAGATTGTTTATTTGCGTTAcattgattttgatttcaaGCCTATTACAAGACTAATTGAAATAGTACCGCTCGAGAATGCAAATGCAACAGGAATTTATAGCAGCATCCAGAAAGGTCTAGAAACAGTCAATCTGAGTTTTGAGAAACTTCAACCAACTGCTCCAGGACCCAGCTTGGCTTGTGCAAACTTTGATGGTTGCAATGTTATGCTTGGCCATAAAGGAGGGGTCATTACCAAGATCAAGGAAGTTATACCAACAGCCCTCGGAATTCACTGTGTAGCCCATAAACTTGAGCTGGCAGTCCTAGATGCAAGCAAATCTTGCCCACAAATGGCAAAATTTGAGGACGCACTAAAGggaatatttaattattatcatttctcCCCTAAACGCCGAAGGGAATTGAAGGAAATCAGCCACCTTTTTGAAACTGAACTTGCTCATTTTAGTGCAGTGAAACAGGTCAGATGGCTGGCAAGCAAAGAGCGAGCTGTTTCTGCACTGAAAAGAAACCTGGCCACTGTGGTAATGCATCTTGAACATCGCCACACTGAGGGAACAAGGGCTGAAGATTCCAATCGGGCAAAAGGCTACCACAAAGAGATCACTACAGTCACCTTCATCAAGatgttgtattttttgcttgatTTCTTGCCTGCCATTGCAAGGCTCTCAAAAATTTTCCAGAAAGAAGAGTTTCTTATCTTTGAAATTCAAGATGTTGTTGAAAGAGCAGTCATTGAGCTGTCTGCTCTCAAACTTCATCCAGGAACAAACATGAAAGAATTCCAGGAAAAACTCAACCTTGGTGAAAGAAAATTCGGAGACATATGA